From the genome of Miscanthus floridulus cultivar M001 chromosome 10, ASM1932011v1, whole genome shotgun sequence, one region includes:
- the LOC136486018 gene encoding autophagy-related protein 8D-like: MKPFKQEFNFDERLQESAAMIANYPARIPVVVERFSRSNLPQMEKRKYLVPCDMPVGQFVFILRSRLHLSPGTALFVFVNNTLPQTASLMGSVYDSYKDKDGFLYMCYSSEKTFG; this comes from the exons ATGAAGCCCTTCAAGCAAGAATTCAACTTCG ATGAGAGGCTCCAGGAATCCGCTGCCATGATCGCCAACTACCCCGCCAGGATCCCC GTCGTTGTTGAAAGGTTTTCAAGGAGTAATTTACCACAAATGGAGAAGAGAAA GTACCTGGTTCCCTGTGACATGCCGGTTGGGCAGTTTGTTTTCATACTACGCTCCAGGCTGCACCTATCTCCAGGAACAGCTCTCTTTGTGTTTGTAAACAACACTTTGCCCCAAACAG CTAGCCTGATGGGAAGTGTTTATGACTCGTACAAGGACAAGGACGGCTTCCTTTACATGTGCTACAGCAGCGAGAAGACATTTGGCTGA